The DNA sequence TGTCTAGACCGACAGACGTAGCGATATTAGTTAACGTTTCGACATCGCCAACATTTTTTGATTCAGTGAAATAAGCAGACAATAGTTTTTCTGTTAGTTCACCTTCTTTTTCTTGGGATTTTGCATATTTTGCTAGGCGATGGGCATCAAATGTGTTCGTCGGCTTCATATTCTCGAATTGAAAAGTGAGACCTATAGAATCCGCTTGTTCTGCCACACCTTGATTAGCCTTTATGGCATCCTCAATACTCATACCGTACTTTTCAGCAAGCATCTCATGAATACTTTTCCCTGAATACGGAGCAGCATTTCGATCTAATTCAAAGCTTCTAAAAGAAACATCGACTGCATGTTTATTTGAAAAGTGGTCTAACGCTATTTCTAATCTTCTTTTACCGATGTAGCAAAACGGACAAACAAAGTCCGACCAAATTTCTATCTTCATCATAGAAAACACCCCATTCAGTTTCTTTGTATGTATTGTGCCATAGAATATGTATTTTAAAAAATAAATTGCTTTTTATTTGAAGGGTAGGTACCTTGTTAATTTGTGAAAAAATGACAAAAAACTAGGAAACTATGATTGTTTTTATGTATACTAATAATATGCGCTGAAAATTTCAGTATTTTAGTAATGATTTTGTCGTACATCACAATATATATCGAAAGCGCTTTGAATATTTAATAAAAAATAAATGAAACTATTTTAGGTACATATACATCTATTGTTAAATCTATAAATTATTGTCGTAGATTCTCAGTTTATTTTAAGAAGAAACATCAAGATTAGGAAGGTGGTGAAATAACTTGAAACCAATTGTCTCAGTAGAAAATGTAGAGCGCTCCTTTGGTAAAGGAAACAAAAAGGTTCAAGTGCTAAATGGTATTAACTTAACTATAGATCCATACAGTGTAACAGCATTACGTGGAAGGTCAGGATCTGGGAAAACAACCTTATTAAATTTAATAGGTGGCCTTGATAAACCAACTAACGGTGAAATTTATTTCCAAGAAGCGCCTATAAGTGAATATTCGGATACACAAAGTGCAGAATTCAGACGTAAAAATCTCGGCATTATTTTTCAATCATTCGGATTAGTCCCATTAATGACTGTCGAAGAGAATGTCGAATTTGGTTTAAGGATTGCAGGAGTTCCGAGAAAGGAATGGAGCGAAAGAATAAAAGAAACGATAGCTTTAGTAGGGTTAACAAAAAGAGCAAAGCACCGTCAATACGAATTATCAGGTGGAGAACAGCAGCGAGTTGCAATTGCAAGAGCACTTGCACCGAGGCCAAAGCTCATATTGGCAGATGAGCCAACGGCTGAACTAGATTCTAAGATGGCTTTTCATATTATTCGTGTATTCCAAGAGCTCACGAAAAATAAAGAAACAACGATTATGATGACGACTCATGATCCTGGGATTTTAGAAATTCTTGATCACGTTTACACATTGGAGGATGGGAAAATTGAATCTGCAAAACAAGAGCAAGAAACTAAATAATACACGTATTTTGTTAAGTTGTTTGATAGCGCTTCCACTTTTACTATCTGGTTGTTCTTTATTACCTCAAGAAGAGGAAATGATAGCACCACCACTCGTTGAACCAGCGAGTGTAGATTATGATCTCGTTGAGGTACAAAGAGGAGATATTACAAAAAAGGTTACAGGAACAGCATACTTTGTGCCTGTACATAGTAAAAACCTTTTTTATGAACAATCAGGTGGGAGACTTCAACATGTAGAAGTGAAAGAAGGAGATATTGTAGAGGAAGGTCAATTATTAGCAGAAATTGATACTGGAAATCTTGTCCATGATATTGAACAGCTAGAAATTGAGCTCGCCAAGGCCGATATTCGCTTAAAACAAGTGAAGGGAAGTGGTGCAGATAGTTATAGTATAGAGCTTGCCGAGTTAGATAAAGAGGGAATAGAGCTTCGGTTATCACAGCTGAGAAGACAATTAGCTACTGCACAAATTACGTCACCAATTGATGGGATTATCACGTTTGTCACTGCCCATAAGCCAGGAGATTACGTCGATGCCTATGAATCTATCATTCAAGTTGCAGACTTAAGTAACTTACAATTAATTTATATAGCATCTGCAGCAAATAACATTTCAGATGTAAAGGTAGGCATGCAAGTGGCGCTGCAAATGAATGGTGAGGATATGCGAGGCGAAGTTGTACAAACGCCTGAAACGGTACCAGAAGATGTGTTAGAAAATAACTCAACCCAATATAGTAGAAGTTTATTAATAGATTTTCCTGATGGTGCACCTGAGGACGTGCAAGTTGGTGATTCTGTGTCAATTGAAATTGTGACTGAGAGAAAAGAGGATACGTTAGTAATTCCTACTAATGCTTTAAGAGAAGGCTTTGGACGTACGTATGTACACGTTCTCGTTGATAATCGAAGAAGAGAGCTAGATGTCGAGATAGGGATAGAGTCTTCCACTGAAGTAGAAATTTTACAAGGTATTGAAGAAGGAGACGAAGTAATTCTTAGGTAAAGGAGGGGATAAGCATGACTATTTTTAAAATTATCGCTAGAAAAATGCTTAACAATCGCTGGCTCACTTTTAGCTTATTCCTCGGTTTACTTATTACCGTGTCTCTTGTATCTAGTATCCCAACGTATACAACTGCTGTAATGGATAAAATGCTAGTAAGTGGATTTGAAGAGTTCTATGAAAAAGAAGAAACATTCCCAAGTACTTTCTCTTATTCTATTAATCTTGCTAGAGATGAAAGTATTGATAGAACCGAAATGCTTGAAGAAATGGAAGTCTTGCAAGAGTCATTAATTGAAAGTACGAACATACCTACTGCAAGAGATGTCACTATTTTAAGTACATCTCGCTTAAGGGTTATACTTGCTGGTGATACGGAAGAGGAAATTTTAACGAGTGGAAGAGTAATTGCGCTGACAGATATAGAAGACCATATAACGATTACTGATGGTACGCTACCGAGCAATAGGATGGAAGATGGTGTTATTGAAGCCATTGTACCAGAAAGAGCATTAACAACTCGTCAGATGGTACTAGGAAATACGTTTACTATAGGAGAAGGAGAAGATGCCTTTAAGATAAAACCTGTAGGAACGTTTACTGCCGATTCTCCTCGTGATCCTTATTGGATTGTGTCGGCTGAGAGGTACAACAGTGATTTTATCATTTTAGAGGATGTATATCGTGAAGAAATAGTACATAATCGTGAGCTAGTAGAAACAGTTAGATTTGTATCGGCTTTTGATTATACAGCTATTCAAAGTGAGCATATTCCTACGTTGCTTTCTCTAGACCCAATAGTAAAAAGAGAAGTTAACAGAATGATGGATACGATTTTGCTCATAGATTTTGAAGTAGAGGAAATTTTAAAAACATACAATACTCAAAGCGCCCAGTTAGAGACGGTACTTTGGTCACTCATAGCGCCAGTGTTAATTATGCTAGCCATTTATTTATTTATGGTATCTCGGTTAATTATTAACCGGCAACTAAATGAAATTGCAGTATTTGCTAGTCGTGGGGCTAAAAGAATACAAATTCTTTTTATCTACTTTATTGAAATAACGATTCTTGGAACAATTGCTTTTTTTGTAGGTCCTTATTTAGGATTATTATATGCAAATATTCTAGGTGCCACTAACGGATTTTTAGAATTTGTCCAACGTACAGCACTACCGACACAAGTGTTGCCTGAATCATTCTTGTATGGCTTTTACGCCATATTAGCATCGATCATGATGGTAATGATTCCAGTATTCGTTGCATCAAAGAAAAGTATCGTTAATCATAAGCAAAATTTGGCAGCATCAGTGAATCAATATAAATGGTACTCCATTTTTATCGATCTTAGTTTAATTGGAGTTTCTATTTATGGTCTCTATACATTCCAAAGAGGTCAAGCCGTTTCAGGATCAAGTGGAGAAATATATATTGATCCAACCTTATTCTTTTTACCAGCAATATTTATCATAGGCTTTGGGCTTCTATTGTTAAGAATTTATCCGCTTATTTTAAAAGCAATATACAAGCTTGGTGAAAAAATATGGTCGATTTCCTTGTACTCTACATTTTTACAGGTAAGTCGTTCCTCAAAGCAATATCAGTTTTTTATGATGTTTTTAATTATGACGATTGCGATAGGGGTATTTAGTGCTAGTGCGGCAAGGACGATTAACACAAATCTTGAGGAACAAATCCTTTATGAGACAGGGGCAGATGTTGCACTAGAAGTGTTATGGGATTATGAAGTTCGAGATCCAGATCCAATGAATGTGAATGCACGAGCTCCAGTTTCGGAATCTAATGATGAAGAAGAGGAAGGATTTGAGAGAGAGGGAACAACGGGAGTTAGAGAAGTAATGTATACGGAACCGCCTTTTGAGCCATTTGAAAATCTAATTGGTGTTGAGCAAGCGACGCGTGTTTTTCAAAAGGAAGATGTAAGAGCGGAAGGGAATGGACAAAGAATGCCATCTGTTCAGCTTATGGGGATTGAGCCGAAGCAGTTTGGCGAAACAGCATGGTTTAAAGGTAATATATTGCCTCATCATTGGTATGAATATTTAAATCTATTATCTGCTGAGCCTAGTTCCGTTCTCATCTCGAGTTCAGTAGCCAGATCGTTAGGTGTGCAAGAAGGGGACTATATTACGCTTAGTTGGAGCGAATCAGATACTGGACAATTTGTTGTTTATGGAATAATAGATTATTGGCCGTCATTTAATCCAAATGCACAAGGCGGTGATAACACACCAGCGTTAGTCGTCGCAAACCTTCCATATGTACAAAACGTCATGGCGTTAGAGCCATATCATGTATGGTTAAGTGTCGATGAAAATACATCGCGAAGTGATCTTTATCAAAACATAAGAGACGAACGTTTACGAGTGTTCAGAATGCATGATGTACAGCCTCAAATAGTAGAATTAAAAAATAGTGGGTTCTTATTAGGACTAAACGGAACGTTATCGCTAGGCTTTATTATTTCAATTGTTATTACCTTTATCGGTTTTCTACTGTATTGGATTGTTACGATTAAATCTCGAACGATGCAATACGGTATATACCGTGCTATGGGTATACCGATGCGAGACCTGATCGGAATCATTATATGGGAACAAGTGATGACATCTGGTGTAGCATGCTTCTTAGGTATTATCATTGGTGGGATTACAAGTCAGCTCTTTGTTCCGCTGTTACAATATTCCTTTGATAGTCATACGCTAGCACCACCGTTTCGAGTAGTATTTGATTCTAGCGATGAAATGAAGATCTATGCTTTTGTCGGCTTTATGTTTATCGTTGGGTTATCTATTTTAGTTGCCTTATTAAGAAAAATAAAGGTTCATCAAGCGATAAAGTTGGGTGAAGATTAATGATGATTTCATGTGAAAACTTAGTAAAAATTTATAAAATTGATGATGAGCACGAAGTCATGGCTCTTCAAGGCTTAGATCTGGAAGTACAAGAGGGGGAAATGATGGGCATTATCGGGAATAGTGGTAGTGGTAAATCAACACTACTAAACATGTTAGGTGCTTTAGATCGCCCGACTGCTGGTAAGCTTTTTGTTAACGGAAAAGACTTACTACGCATTTCCGATAAGGAACAGGTTAAATACAAGCGAGATACAGTAGGTTTCATATGGCAAAATAACGCTCGAAACTTAATTCCATATTTGACGGCAGTTGAAAATGTAGAACTACCAATGCTTCTGAAAGGGCGATATAAAAAACAGCGAGCGAAAGAGTTGCTCGAAATGGTTGGTTTAGGGCACAGAATAAATAGCAAGCTAGATATGCTTTCTGGTGGAGAACAGCAGCGTGTTGCAATCGCGATTTCGTTAGCTAACAACCCGAGTCTTTTGTTAGCAGATGAGCCTACAGGTAGTGTCGATACAAAAACCGCTGATATTATTTTAGATGTATTTCGCAATCTCAATAGGGAGTTAGGTGTTACGATTGTCATCGTGACCCACGATATGCAATTATCAAGGAAAATGGATCGTGTTGTCAACATCCGTGACGGGAAAACATCGAGTGAAATACTTCGTAAATCTGTCTATCAAGACGCGCTGAATGAAGATGGTACATTGAAAGATGGTGGGCTATTTGGCGAAGAAGAGGAGGATACGCATGTTGAATATGCTGTTCTCGATCGAGCAGGCCGCATACAAGTACCTAGGGAGTATCTCGATTCAATCGAAATTGGTGACTCCAACAAACTCGAGGTTGTACTCGAAGATGGCAAAATAGTGCTTTTGAACCCAAAAGAACAAAATAAATAGAATGTTGAGGGCGCTGAAATAGTACAGAGCAACTTTTTCAGTGCCTTTTATTTTTATTGCAATGGCTACGTTCGTTGCGCGCCTGATAGGATAAACCCACTCCTAGCAGGCTTTTAAACGATTCCAACAACTTCGCACATTGCTTAGGGGCACTGAAAAAGTGAAAGAACGCCACTTTTTCAGTGCCCTCGATTTATTAGCTTTTTGGACCTGCTTGCCCTGATGCTTTCATATAGGGAGGCAGGTCTTTTGTATGTTCTGATGGTCGAGTGCTGAAACAAAAGGGGGGTTGATGAAAACCAGAACCCACGTAAGAGCATATAGGTAGGCAAGAGAATGCGTTAAAATGTCGATAGAGGATTCTTCCTTTCTTGTGGGATGGAAAAAAGTGATAAACGTGGGGGAAATGAGGATGTCCTTATATGCAACAAACATAATCTTATTTTTCTAAAATCTCAATATTTTTATTTTTCAAATTCGTAACGTACTATTTTTTATATCGTCAAAGTAATAAAACGTTAAATTGGAGGGCCATATGAAAAAAATAATAACAATAACTATAATGTTAATTTATGTCGTCATACTCTTAGTTGGCTGTGGCTCAAATGAAGATAAGAGTAACTTTAGGACAACTCCAGAACGAAAGAGCGATATTTCTGATGGACAGCAAAAATTTGCTTTTGACTTAATATCAGAACTAGAAAACGATCTTAAAGAAAATGAGAATATGTTTATATCTCCTATGAGTATTTCTATCGCATTAGCAATGGTTGTTAATGGAGCCGAAGGAGAGACAAAGGAGGAAATATTACAGACGCTACATTTAAATGAACTAAGTGATGAAGTACGAAATGAATATTATAAACAACTTATCATGTATTTAGAGAATCATAATGAAGACTTCCTCATGTCAATCGCAAACTCTATTTGGAGTGATGACAAATTTGAAGCGAAAGAGCCATTTATTACCGAAAATAAAGAAATGCTCTTTTCTGAGGTTCGTGAACAGCCCTTACTGACTCAGCAAACGGTCGATGACATTAACGAATGGGCAAGTGAAAACACAAATGGCAACATTGAGAAAATATTTGATTCCGTTAATGACATGCATCCTGAGGTAGTCATGTATTTAATCAATGCGATATATTTAAAGGGTAATTGGGAGTTGCCTTTCAACGAAGAGATGACGAAAAAAGGTACATTTTATAACGTTGATAACACGGAAAGTACGATAGATTTCATGTGGCAAAGTGCCAAATATAGTTATACAGAAACGAGAGAATTGCAAGCAGTGAGGCTTCCTTACGCAAATAGCAATGCTTTCATGACGATTGTCCTCCCTAAACATATTGATAAATTTGAAATCAATGAAAGTAAATGGAAAAAAATCAATCATTCCTTTGATGAGGAAATGATAGATATAAAGATGCCTAAGTTCACTTTAGAATACGAGAACGAGATGTCGAATTATTTAAAAAATTTAGGTATTGAAAAGGCCTTTAACAAAGCACAATCTGATTTTTCTAGAATAACGGATGACCCAAGGTTTGTTATTAGTCGTGTTTTACACAACACATTTGTTGAGGTTGATGAAAAAGGGAGTGAGGCAGCAGCAGTCACAGCAATAGAAGCGGTGGCAGAATCTAGCATAGTAACTAAAATACCAGAAATGGTCATCAATCGTCCGTTTTATATCTTTATTCACGATGAAGAATTTGATGTTATTCTATTTGCTGGAAGAATAAATACAATCTATTAAAATCCGTTTTAATTGTGAACAATATTAAACAAATTTAATAAATCTAGATATTATTACCTGAAAATGATTGAAATATAGCAAAATTAATATTATAATAAACTCTGAAAGCGTTTTCGTTTGCATCGTAATATTTCTAGCAAACTTAAACTCTTTAATATGTGCATCGAAGATTTACGGGATGCATTTATTTTTTTCACTTTTGCTAACGCGTGTTAGTTATGTGTTAGTAGTAAAAAAACTAAATGTTATAGGAGGTAGAAGGATGGTAAGAAATAAGGTTATTGTACTTTTTTCCGTTTTTACATTACTTTTTAGCGTATTTGCTCCTGGACTGAGTCCTCAAAATGTTAAAGCAGTAGGTACGGAAGAAGTAGAGGACGTAGTAGAGACAAAGGGTGACAGAAGCCCAAATCCAGAAGATGATGGTTGGGAGTTAACTTTTGCCGATGAATTTGATGGCGACGAAATAAATATGGATAACTGGAGCTTCGATGAGCCTACAAATGGTAGATGGAACGGTGAAATACAATCATACACAGAGAATAATGCTAAGGTTGAAGATGGAAATTTAATTATTTGGGCCGATAAAGAAGATATTACAGAGCCAGATGGTCAAGTATATAACTATTCTTCTTCTAAGCTTTGGACTAAAGATAAACAAACTTTGACTTATGGAAGAGTAGATGTAAAAGCGAAATTACCAGAAGGACAAGGCATGTGGCCAGCGATTTGGATGATGCCAAATGATGAACCATTTTATGGAACGTGGCCAGTAAGTGGAGAAATAGATATTATGGAATTGTTAGGACATGAGCCTGATACAGTCCATGGAGCTATCCACTTTGGTAGACCGCATCAAGAAAGACAGGGAACATTTATTTTAGAAGATGGAACAACTTTTGCTGATGACTATCATGTGTTTAGTATAGAATGGGAACCTGGAGAAATTAGATGGTATGTAAATGATATTCACTTCCATACTGCAAATGATTGGTTCACTAAACATCCTGATAATGCAGATGCTTATACTTATCCTGCACCATTCGATCAACCGTTCATGTTAATTCTGAATATTTCTGTTGGTGGTGGATGGCCTGGAAATCCTGATGAAACAACTGTATTTCCACAACAAATGAAAGTTGATTATGTGAGATTTTACGAAAAAGATGAGTACCCAGTACATGAAAAACCAGAAAGTGCTGAGGAACGTGAAGGAAGAGCACCTCTAGAAGATGGTAACTATGTATATAATGGTAGCTTTGACAGTAATGACCCTGAAGTAGAGGGAATAGAAGGTGTCCCTTATACTGATTATTGGACATTTTTAAAGGCTGGAGGCGGTAATGCTAGTCTTCAGGTGAATGATGGTGCGTTAGATATACAAATTGATTCTGGCGGGGATGTTGAACACGGCATTCAGGTGCTTCAAGCGCCAATACATCTTATTGAAGGAGCTACGTATAGAGCGTCCTTTAGTGCGAAAGCTGAGAATGAAAGGCCATTAAAAGTAAAAATAGGTGGAGATGGAGATGCTGGTTGGGCCGATTATGCTGGAAAAGATCCAATCACTCTTTCTACTTCTTGGGAAGATTATGAATTTGAATTTAAGATGGAAAATTTAACTGATGTTAAAGCTAGATACGAGTTCAATATGGGGTTAAACAACAGCAATGTTTCACTTAAAGATGTTAGATTAGAAAAAATTGCTGATCCAGACCCTGCTGATATGATTAGAGGTCCACTACCAACTGGAAACTACATTTTTAATGGTACTTTTGATCAAGGTGAAGGCAGAATGGGATTCTGGGAATTCAATACAGATGAAACTGCTGAAGCAACTCATTATATTGGAAGTGCAATAAATGAGCGAAGATTTGATGCATTAATTAGTAATGGTGGTAACAATGTAGATTCTGTACAGTTATCTCAAAGTGGTTTCACATTAGAAAATGGTAGAGAATATGAATTAACTTTTGATGCAAGTGCAGAAGCTGAAAGAGATATTCAAGTAGCTTTAACAAATTTA is a window from the Evansella cellulosilytica DSM 2522 genome containing:
- a CDS encoding DsbA family oxidoreductase, producing MKIEIWSDFVCPFCYIGKRRLEIALDHFSNKHAVDVSFRSFELDRNAAPYSGKSIHEMLAEKYGMSIEDAIKANQGVAEQADSIGLTFQFENMKPTNTFDAHRLAKYAKSQEKEGELTEKLLSAYFTESKNVGDVETLTNIATSVGLDKGTVVEILDNKSSFADDVRADEELAKEYGVSGVPFFLIDEKYAINGAQPLENFIGALEKIWEEEHNKPKIRDLSLTKGNACSDDSC
- a CDS encoding ABC transporter ATP-binding protein: MKPIVSVENVERSFGKGNKKVQVLNGINLTIDPYSVTALRGRSGSGKTTLLNLIGGLDKPTNGEIYFQEAPISEYSDTQSAEFRRKNLGIIFQSFGLVPLMTVEENVEFGLRIAGVPRKEWSERIKETIALVGLTKRAKHRQYELSGGEQQRVAIARALAPRPKLILADEPTAELDSKMAFHIIRVFQELTKNKETTIMMTTHDPGILEILDHVYTLEDGKIESAKQEQETK
- a CDS encoding efflux RND transporter periplasmic adaptor subunit, which translates into the protein MNLQNKSKKLNNTRILLSCLIALPLLLSGCSLLPQEEEMIAPPLVEPASVDYDLVEVQRGDITKKVTGTAYFVPVHSKNLFYEQSGGRLQHVEVKEGDIVEEGQLLAEIDTGNLVHDIEQLEIELAKADIRLKQVKGSGADSYSIELAELDKEGIELRLSQLRRQLATAQITSPIDGIITFVTAHKPGDYVDAYESIIQVADLSNLQLIYIASAANNISDVKVGMQVALQMNGEDMRGEVVQTPETVPEDVLENNSTQYSRSLLIDFPDGAPEDVQVGDSVSIEIVTERKEDTLVIPTNALREGFGRTYVHVLVDNRRRELDVEIGIESSTEVEILQGIEEGDEVILR
- a CDS encoding FtsX-like permease family protein, with translation MTIFKIIARKMLNNRWLTFSLFLGLLITVSLVSSIPTYTTAVMDKMLVSGFEEFYEKEETFPSTFSYSINLARDESIDRTEMLEEMEVLQESLIESTNIPTARDVTILSTSRLRVILAGDTEEEILTSGRVIALTDIEDHITITDGTLPSNRMEDGVIEAIVPERALTTRQMVLGNTFTIGEGEDAFKIKPVGTFTADSPRDPYWIVSAERYNSDFIILEDVYREEIVHNRELVETVRFVSAFDYTAIQSEHIPTLLSLDPIVKREVNRMMDTILLIDFEVEEILKTYNTQSAQLETVLWSLIAPVLIMLAIYLFMVSRLIINRQLNEIAVFASRGAKRIQILFIYFIEITILGTIAFFVGPYLGLLYANILGATNGFLEFVQRTALPTQVLPESFLYGFYAILASIMMVMIPVFVASKKSIVNHKQNLAASVNQYKWYSIFIDLSLIGVSIYGLYTFQRGQAVSGSSGEIYIDPTLFFLPAIFIIGFGLLLLRIYPLILKAIYKLGEKIWSISLYSTFLQVSRSSKQYQFFMMFLIMTIAIGVFSASAARTINTNLEEQILYETGADVALEVLWDYEVRDPDPMNVNARAPVSESNDEEEEGFEREGTTGVREVMYTEPPFEPFENLIGVEQATRVFQKEDVRAEGNGQRMPSVQLMGIEPKQFGETAWFKGNILPHHWYEYLNLLSAEPSSVLISSSVARSLGVQEGDYITLSWSESDTGQFVVYGIIDYWPSFNPNAQGGDNTPALVVANLPYVQNVMALEPYHVWLSVDENTSRSDLYQNIRDERLRVFRMHDVQPQIVELKNSGFLLGLNGTLSLGFIISIVITFIGFLLYWIVTIKSRTMQYGIYRAMGIPMRDLIGIIIWEQVMTSGVACFLGIIIGGITSQLFVPLLQYSFDSHTLAPPFRVVFDSSDEMKIYAFVGFMFIVGLSILVALLRKIKVHQAIKLGED
- a CDS encoding ABC transporter ATP-binding protein; translation: MISCENLVKIYKIDDEHEVMALQGLDLEVQEGEMMGIIGNSGSGKSTLLNMLGALDRPTAGKLFVNGKDLLRISDKEQVKYKRDTVGFIWQNNARNLIPYLTAVENVELPMLLKGRYKKQRAKELLEMVGLGHRINSKLDMLSGGEQQRVAIAISLANNPSLLLADEPTGSVDTKTADIILDVFRNLNRELGVTIVIVTHDMQLSRKMDRVVNIRDGKTSSEILRKSVYQDALNEDGTLKDGGLFGEEEEDTHVEYAVLDRAGRIQVPREYLDSIEIGDSNKLEVVLEDGKIVLLNPKEQNK
- a CDS encoding serpin family protein; translated protein: MKKIITITIMLIYVVILLVGCGSNEDKSNFRTTPERKSDISDGQQKFAFDLISELENDLKENENMFISPMSISIALAMVVNGAEGETKEEILQTLHLNELSDEVRNEYYKQLIMYLENHNEDFLMSIANSIWSDDKFEAKEPFITENKEMLFSEVREQPLLTQQTVDDINEWASENTNGNIEKIFDSVNDMHPEVVMYLINAIYLKGNWELPFNEEMTKKGTFYNVDNTESTIDFMWQSAKYSYTETRELQAVRLPYANSNAFMTIVLPKHIDKFEINESKWKKINHSFDEEMIDIKMPKFTLEYENEMSNYLKNLGIEKAFNKAQSDFSRITDDPRFVISRVLHNTFVEVDEKGSEAAAVTAIEAVAESSIVTKIPEMVINRPFYIFIHDEEFDVILFAGRINTIY
- the bglS gene encoding beta-glucanase, producing the protein MVRNKVIVLFSVFTLLFSVFAPGLSPQNVKAVGTEEVEDVVETKGDRSPNPEDDGWELTFADEFDGDEINMDNWSFDEPTNGRWNGEIQSYTENNAKVEDGNLIIWADKEDITEPDGQVYNYSSSKLWTKDKQTLTYGRVDVKAKLPEGQGMWPAIWMMPNDEPFYGTWPVSGEIDIMELLGHEPDTVHGAIHFGRPHQERQGTFILEDGTTFADDYHVFSIEWEPGEIRWYVNDIHFHTANDWFTKHPDNADAYTYPAPFDQPFMLILNISVGGGWPGNPDETTVFPQQMKVDYVRFYEKDEYPVHEKPESAEEREGRAPLEDGNYVYNGSFDSNDPEVEGIEGVPYTDYWTFLKAGGGNASLQVNDGALDIQIDSGGDVEHGIQVLQAPIHLIEGATYRASFSAKAENERPLKVKIGGDGDAGWADYAGKDPITLSTSWEDYEFEFKMENLTDVKARYEFNMGLNNSNVSLKDVRLEKIADPDPADMIRGPLPTGNYIFNGTFDQGEGRMGFWEFNTDETAEATHYIGSAINERRFDALISNGGNNVDSVQLSQSGFTLENGREYELTFDASAEAERDIQVALTNLNSEVVYEETISLTTSTEKHTIEFSVDSETDNNSELQFNLGGNNNNVYIDNVFLKKLPLDIEVGNLLKNGIFDGLASWRAEAFNPGQATFSVEDGMAKAAITNIGTADWNIQLFQEGVNIEQDVTYEVSFDAKSTVDRPLHVQIQRNGEHHGDDDWTVYFEETASLTDTLQTFTYSFTMNEDSDPVSKFGFPLGKDAEGLIPSEAHDVFIDNVSVRKVDGEVEDPGTEDPGTEDPGTEDPDAPEERPMGEEFFEDFASHDEDRWSMAGVWTNGDMFNTTWYPEQVTFNDGKMQLTLDHDENASETGIPYKSGELRTNDFYHFGLYEVSMKPVASEGTVSSFFTYTGEWDWDGDPWDEIDIEFLGKDTTRIQFNYFTDGVGGNEYYHDLGFDASESFNTYAFEWREDSITWFVNGEAVYTATENIPQTPQKIMMNLWPGIGVDGWTGVFDDADIPLVAEYDWVRFTPLEELSHDPIIVEPETPETPETPETPETPETPETPESDDDSKDESDEDGDSEETSKEGSKDGDALPSTATNAYNYLLVGMLLLVIGGVSFFIRRKQLG